The following coding sequences are from one Molothrus aeneus isolate 106 chromosome 23, BPBGC_Maene_1.0, whole genome shotgun sequence window:
- the TENT5B gene encoding terminal nucleotidyltransferase 5B, producing MLEAAAGPAPGGAEQRGSRFSVLTWEQVQRLDQILGEAVPIHGRGNFPTLSVRPRTIVQVVRSRLEKKGIPVHNVRLNGSAASHVLHQDSGLGYKDLDLIFGVDLKTEDVFQLVKDVVMDCLLDFLPEGVNKDKITPMTLKEAYVQKLVKVCNETDRWSLISLSNNSGKNVELKFVDSLRRQFEFSVDSFQIILDSLLLFGECSENPMAENFHPTVTGESMYGDFEEAMEHLRHRVIATRNPEEIRGGGLLKYCNLLVRGFKPKSEVDMKALQRYMCSRFFIDFSDIGEQLRKLECYLQSHFVGMESNRYDYLMTLHRVVNESTVCLMGHERRQTLNLIAMLAVRVLAEQNIIPTVTNVTCFYQPAPYVSEINFNYYVTHVQPFLPCNQSYPTWLPCN from the exons atgctggaggcggcggcggggcccgcTCCGGGCGGCGCGGAGCAGCGCGGGAGCCGCTTCAGCGTCCTGACGTGGGAGCAGGTGCAGCGGCTGGACCAGATCCTGGGCGAGGCCGTGCCCATCCACGGCCGCGGCAACTTCCCCACGCTGTCGGTGCGGCCGCGCACCATCGTGCAG GTTGTCCGTAGCCGCCTGGAGAAGAAGGGAATCCCAGTGCACAACGTCAGGCTGAACGGCTCAGCTGCCAGTCACGTCCTGCACCAGGACAGTGGCTTGGGCTACAAGGACCTGGACCTCATCTTCGGGGTGGATCTGAAGACCGAGGACGTTTTCCAGCTGGTTAAAGATGTGGTCATGGACTGCCTGCTGGACTTCCTCCCCGAAGGAGTCAACAAGGACAAGATCACGCCCATGACCCTGAAGGAGGCCTATGTGCAGAAGCTGGTGAAGGTGTGCAACGAGACCGACCGCTGGAGCCTCATCTCGCTCTCCAACAACAGCGGCAAGAACGTGGAGCTCAAGTTCGTGGACTCGCTGCGCCGCCAGTTCGAGTTCAGCGTGGACTCCTTCCAGATCATCCTGGACTCGCTCCTGCTCTTCGGGGAGTGCTCGGAGAACCCCATGGCCGAGAACTTCCACCCCACGGTGACCGGGGAGAGCATGTACGGGGACTTCGAGGAGGCCATGGAGCACCTGCGGCACCGCGTCATCGCCACCCGCAACCCCGAGGAGATCCGCGGCGGGGGGCTCCTCAAGTACTGCAACCTCCTGGTCAGGGGCTTCAAGCCCAAGTCCGAGGTGGATATGAAGGCCCTGCAGAGGTACATGTGCTCCAGGTTCTTCATAGACTTCTCTGACATCGGCgagcagctgaggaagctggagtGTTACCTGCAGAGCCACTTTGTGGGCATGGAGAGCAACAGATATGACTATTTGATGACCCTGCACAGGGTGGTCAACGAGAGCACAGTCTGCCTCATGGGACATGAGAGGAGGCAGACCCTGAACCTCATTGCCATGCTGGCCGTGAGGGTCCTGGCTGAGCAGAACATCATCCCCACGGTCACAAACGTTACCTGCTTCTACCAGCCAGCCCCTTATGTCAGTGAAATAAACTTCAACTACTACGTGACCCACGTGCAGCCCTTCCTGCCTTGCAATCAGTCTTACCCCACGTGGCTTCCCTGTAACTGA
- the TRNP1 gene encoding TMF-regulated nuclear protein 1 encodes MPAPVPYRARCSTEPIAIPPRSRAEPGAGAAPAGTEPGAAPCRSGLACPPPPSPVPVRSPCRSRPRRGRAAAAGAAPGLYIPAASSAAAPAPMAAAAAVPASPSPSGGDAQRPSRGGPGGGGGSDGKSGGPGAVELAAARRRLVAAEGRRRAAAELEGRVRQVHCALLHAELRLAARAETLGRLGAGVAQAQLALAAQSQRLQKGLRRRPRPRPGALLAAARALRSCVPWAPARSRGAAAGTPVRRLPAASRGSA; translated from the coding sequence ATGCCGGCACCGGTGCCGTACCGAGCCCGGTGTAGCACCGAGCCCATAGCGATCCCGCCCCGGAGCCGCGCCGAGCCCGGTGCCGGAGCAGCGCCTGCCGGTACCGAGCCCGGGGCTGCGCCGTGCCGGTCCGGGCTCGCGTGTCCCCCACCCCCTTCCCCCGTGCCGGTGCGGAGCCCGTGCCGGAGCCGCCCCCGCCGGGgccgagccgccgccgccggcgccGCCCCCGGGCTATATATCCCCGCCGCATCctccgccgccgctcccgctcccATGGCTGCAGCGGCGGCGGTACCGGCATCTCCGAGCCCCTCCGGCGGCGACGCGCAGCGCCCGTcccgcggcggccccggcggcggcggcggcagcgacGGCAAGAGCGGCGGCCCGGGCGCGGTGGAGctggcggcggcgcggcggcggctgGTGGCGGCcgaggggcggcggcgggcggcggccgaGCTGGAGGGGCGGGTGCGGCAGGTGCACTGCGCGCTGCTGCACGCCGAGCTGCGCCTGGCCGCCCGCGCCGAGACCCTGGGCCGCCTCGGGGCCGGCGTGGCCCAGGCGCAGCTCGCCCTGGCCGCGCAGAGCCAGCGGCTGCAGAAGGGGCtgcgccgccgcccgcggccccggcccggagCGCTGCtcgccgccgcccgcgccctCCGCAGCTGCGTGCCCTGGGCCCCCGCACGGagccgcggggccgccgccggcACCCCCGTGCGCCGCCTGCCCGCCGCCAGCCGCGGCTCCGCGTAG